DNA from Amycolatopsis sp. DSM 110486:
CCCGCGCCTCGCCGCTACCCTTGAATGGGGGTAACCGCGTTGTCGGCCTCCGGCGCCTCTGCCACGATCGCGATCATTCCCCTTGTCTGCCAACGAAAAATGCCGAGGAGAGCGTTGTACGTCACCTGGACAGCTCGGTTAGCGAGCGCTAACATCGACCGTGTTAACGACCGCTAACAACGGGTCGCGACGAGCAGGTGTGCGCCGGTCAGGCGCGGCTCGTGACCGAAGCGACGAGAGTGCCGCACACACGATCACCGCCCCGGGGAATCGCCGGGTTCAGCGGTCCGCCTCGGCCACCAGGTGACGCCGAACGAACAACTGTCCTTTGGACTCGAGGGAGTCATCGTGATCGACAACAGGCTCAGCGAGGAATACGAAGAACTGCGCAAGACGGTCGCCGCGTTCGCGCGCGACGAGGTCGCGCCGGTGATCGGCGAGTTCTACATGCGCGAAGAGTTCCCCTACGAGATCGTGGCCAAGATGGGCGAAATGGGCCTGTTCGGCCTGCCCTTCGACGAGGCGTACGGCGGCATGGGCGGCGATTACTTCGCGATGTGCCTGGCCGTGGAGGAACTGGCCCGCATCGACTCATCGGTCGCGGTCACGCTGGAAGCCGGCGTGTCCTTGGGCGCCATGCCGATCTACCGGTTCGGCACCGAGGAGCAGAAGCAGGAATGGCTGCCTCAGCTGTGCACCGGGCAGATGCTCGGCGCGTTCGGCCTCACCGAGCCGGGCGCCGGTTCCGACGCCGGCGGCGCGCGGACCACCGCCGTCCGCAAGGGTGATGACTGGGTGATCAACGGCTCGAAGGCCTACATCACCAACTCCGGCACGGACATCACCGGGGTGATCACCGTCGCCGCGGTGACCGGCACGGACGACAAGGGCGCCAAGGAGATCTCGACGATCATGGTGCCGTCAGGCACGCCCGGGCTGAGCGTGTCCAAGCCCTACTCGAAGGTCGGCTGGGCCGCCTCCGACACGCATGAGCTCGGGTTCGACGACGTCCACGTGCCCGCCGCGAACCTGCTCGGCGACCTCGGCCGCGGCTACGCGCAGTTCCTCTCCATCCTCACCGAGGGCCGGGTCGCGGTGTCCGCGCTGGCCACGGGGCTCGCGCAGGGCTGCGTCGACGAGTGCGTGCGCTACGCCAACGAGCGCGAGACCTTCGGCCGGCCCATCGGCAAGTACCAGGCGATCCAGTTCAAGATCGCCGAGATGGAGGCCCGCACGCACACCGCGCGGCTGGCCTACTACGCGGCGGCCGCGAAGATGCTGCGCGGCGAGCCGTTCAAGCGCGAGGCCGCCATCTCGAAGCTCATCTCTTCCAACGCGGCGATGGACAACGCCCGCGACGCCACGCAGATCTTCGGCGGCATGGGGTTCATCAACGAAGCCCCGGTCGCCCGGTACTACCGCGACGCCAAGATCCTCGAGGTCGGCGAAGGCACGAGCGAGGTGCAGAAGATGCTCATCGCCCGCGAGCTCGGGCTCTGACGCTTTCGCTCGAATGGCGGGGCCCCGGGGTGCGCCCGGGGCCCCGGCAAAGAAGGTATGACGACCAACAG
Protein-coding regions in this window:
- a CDS encoding acyl-CoA dehydrogenase family protein, which produces MIDNRLSEEYEELRKTVAAFARDEVAPVIGEFYMREEFPYEIVAKMGEMGLFGLPFDEAYGGMGGDYFAMCLAVEELARIDSSVAVTLEAGVSLGAMPIYRFGTEEQKQEWLPQLCTGQMLGAFGLTEPGAGSDAGGARTTAVRKGDDWVINGSKAYITNSGTDITGVITVAAVTGTDDKGAKEISTIMVPSGTPGLSVSKPYSKVGWAASDTHELGFDDVHVPAANLLGDLGRGYAQFLSILTEGRVAVSALATGLAQGCVDECVRYANERETFGRPIGKYQAIQFKIAEMEARTHTARLAYYAAAAKMLRGEPFKREAAISKLISSNAAMDNARDATQIFGGMGFINEAPVARYYRDAKILEVGEGTSEVQKMLIARELGL